One part of the Clostridium thermosuccinogenes genome encodes these proteins:
- a CDS encoding TRAP transporter permease, with the protein MSKTTNKAHSSMGDVEQVNVDALMAEYDRESNTRHYKGVPRVVVRYILAAFSVFAFYMNLLSTWPEQIRRSSFVGLIIFMAFMLYPARKKSAKRQNFVPWYDIILGIVGTGCFFYYALNFSAMAQKATRISGLDVIIGIVGILIIAEVCRRVVGIPILVVAAAFIVYAFTAGYSVNRIVYTLFYTLDGVIGTPIGVCSTFIVLFIILGSFLEKTNIGSFFIEIANSVAGFASGGPAKVAVISSALEGMYSGSSVANTVGSGSVTIPIMKKTGYDKDFAAAVEAAASTGGQIMPPIMGAAAFLMAEMTETPYATIAIAAIFPAVLYFTGIFLMVHFEAKKQGLKGLPKESLPSFFKLFLTKGYLFIPIVVLVVTMSIGYTTSRAACLAILAAIIVSMFRKDTRLTPKTFVEAMENGAKNTIGVAAACSIAGIIVGIVSLTGIGLKLADTLLMLSGGIDIVALFLTMIACIILGMGVPTTANYVIMATITAPIILKLIPETPVLAAHMFVFYFGIVADITPPVALAAYAGSAISGGNPLRTGVIATKLAITAFIIPYIFVLSPEMLLINTSVFRVAQIICTSTIGMFAIAGGLEGFMKKKLPWWQRIMAIAGGLAMIEPNLITDIIGLVLIAFVFVQQYVIKDRSQKALNA; encoded by the coding sequence ATGTCTAAAACCACAAACAAAGCCCATTCTTCAATGGGTGATGTTGAGCAGGTCAATGTTGACGCCCTTATGGCGGAATATGACCGCGAATCCAATACAAGACACTACAAAGGTGTACCCAGAGTGGTTGTCCGTTACATTCTGGCAGCCTTTTCAGTTTTTGCTTTTTATATGAACCTTTTGAGCACATGGCCTGAACAAATCAGAAGATCCTCTTTTGTAGGACTGATTATCTTCATGGCCTTCATGCTTTATCCTGCCAGGAAGAAGTCAGCCAAGAGGCAAAATTTCGTCCCATGGTATGACATCATACTTGGAATTGTGGGCACCGGATGCTTTTTCTACTATGCATTGAATTTTTCAGCAATGGCTCAGAAGGCTACCCGAATCTCTGGGTTGGATGTGATAATAGGTATCGTCGGAATACTAATAATCGCAGAGGTGTGCAGAAGGGTTGTTGGAATACCGATATTGGTAGTGGCTGCAGCCTTTATTGTCTATGCTTTCACTGCCGGTTATTCAGTTAACCGTATCGTATACACGCTTTTTTATACCCTCGATGGAGTAATCGGTACTCCCATAGGCGTTTGCTCCACATTTATCGTATTGTTTATCATCCTGGGGTCTTTCCTGGAAAAAACTAATATTGGTTCCTTTTTCATAGAAATAGCAAACTCCGTAGCAGGTTTTGCCAGCGGAGGCCCGGCCAAGGTTGCCGTTATATCCAGTGCACTGGAAGGTATGTACTCCGGTAGCTCGGTTGCCAACACCGTAGGTTCCGGAAGTGTTACCATCCCTATCATGAAGAAAACCGGATACGATAAGGACTTTGCTGCAGCCGTGGAAGCCGCTGCCTCTACAGGCGGCCAGATAATGCCTCCCATCATGGGTGCCGCCGCATTCCTTATGGCTGAAATGACAGAAACGCCTTATGCCACCATTGCAATCGCAGCCATCTTCCCTGCCGTGCTTTATTTTACCGGTATCTTCCTGATGGTGCATTTTGAAGCTAAAAAGCAGGGACTCAAAGGGCTTCCCAAGGAATCCCTCCCCAGCTTCTTCAAGCTCTTCCTGACAAAAGGATATTTGTTCATACCCATAGTTGTGCTCGTCGTGACAATGTCCATAGGGTATACCACTTCCAGGGCTGCTTGCCTTGCCATACTGGCTGCAATCATAGTCAGCATGTTCCGTAAGGATACCCGATTGACACCAAAGACGTTTGTTGAAGCTATGGAAAACGGCGCCAAAAACACTATCGGCGTTGCTGCCGCCTGTTCAATAGCCGGAATAATTGTAGGTATCGTTTCCCTTACCGGAATCGGTCTTAAGCTGGCCGATACTCTGCTTATGCTTTCCGGCGGTATCGACATAGTAGCGCTGTTCCTGACGATGATAGCCTGTATCATACTGGGAATGGGAGTACCCACCACCGCAAATTATGTTATTATGGCTACCATCACAGCGCCCATTATTCTCAAGCTAATACCTGAAACTCCGGTGTTGGCTGCGCATATGTTCGTATTCTACTTTGGTATTGTGGCTGACATTACACCTCCTGTGGCTTTGGCTGCCTACGCTGGTTCCGCTATTTCCGGCGGCAATCCGCTGCGCACAGGCGTCATCGCCACCAAGCTGGCCATCACTGCCTTCATCATACCGTATATCTTTGTGCTCAGTCCTGAGATGCTGCTGATAAACACCTCAGTCTTCCGGGTTGCTCAGATCATCTGCACCTCAACCATTGGTATGTTTGCAATAGCCGGCGGACTAGAAGGGTTCATGAAGAAAAAGCTGCCCTGGTGGCAGAGAATTATGGCTATCGCCGGAGGCCTCGCAATGATTGAGCCCAACCTGATAACCGATATCATCGGATTGGTCCTCATAGCCTTCGTCTTTGTCCAGCAGTATGTTATCAAGGACAGAAGCCAAAAAGCTCTGAATGCCTAA
- a CDS encoding phosphodiester glycosidase family protein: protein MKSYIRKSVSVLLITAVLLLCTFSIAGAAPRVIHETVKREIITSGAILERITRFTDDGWLSINVLRVDLSNPNVKIDTISHADSIRKLTSTMDLAKSRGAVAAINGGFFNWTNESGLANPIGPIVESGNIISADSDYNRYSETMASFAISSMNQALFNYWRNKITLIAPTGNTIEVARYNKNKPNAEYQNPIILDRRWGEKSVGTDTPTGTPDTLEMVVVNGVVAEIREGKPAITIPENGYVVVTRLSSADFIRKNLQVGDEVSFEITTTPDWKEIQTSIPGGAMLLKDGKIPDKFTHIPEGSTSTRNPRTAIGSSKDGKQVFFVTVDGRLNSSIGMTMTELAQFMQEIGAYNAVNLDGGGSTTMVARSLGNTGLSMVNTPSDGSVRKVTSAVGVFSIAPPSKLDGIVIEASENNVFVNTSRQYSVKGYDRYFNPVTIDPSQVKWSVSGIEGSFDGNVFRPTSVGSGKIIATVGDVSAEIEVNSLSAPVQLSFDRSSLKLSPGETARLKVTGKNKNGYYATINPDDVKWAVNGNIGNFEKGTFTASGHGTGYIDGYIGNTHAYCAVSVASRTSTIADKFEAENGTFTSYPSSVTGSYAISKEEKHSGDASGKLTYDFTKEVDVTRAAYMEFKNGGVALAKNTTEIGIWIYNSHQNSNWLRAEIYDAKGNKQLVDFTKGMDWTGWKYVTASTANIASPAKLTRIYLAQVNPVAEKGYIYMDDLTLVTSSYPEMDMSKIPKNTVPVDEANKSVTYTPGSGAFRFSVFGQSSEPKNMLENLLAGRFVEKTNGRADLAAIVGSSKHAITGSIKKPIAASTNTGYKSYDKSDSRFIQLDMSKGGLRATDKSQWHWFLQQLNGFQGKNVFIFLANSPKSFGDSLEAGLFQDILTEYKQKTGKNIWVFYKSDENSCYMERGIKYLTTAGYNIPGLNPKNAAEQAKYIEVTVNGSTVTFEFKPLT from the coding sequence ATGAAATCTTACATAAGAAAAAGCGTATCAGTTTTACTGATTACAGCAGTTTTGCTTTTATGCACATTCAGTATCGCAGGCGCAGCGCCAAGAGTCATCCATGAAACCGTGAAAAGAGAAATTATAACGTCGGGGGCCATACTTGAAAGAATAACAAGGTTTACTGATGACGGCTGGCTTTCGATAAATGTTCTCAGAGTCGACCTGTCAAATCCAAATGTAAAGATAGATACCATATCTCATGCCGACTCAATCCGCAAGCTTACGTCCACCATGGACCTCGCCAAGTCCAGAGGAGCCGTTGCAGCAATTAACGGCGGATTTTTCAACTGGACAAACGAATCGGGCCTGGCAAATCCTATAGGGCCAATAGTTGAGTCCGGAAATATCATTTCCGCGGATTCGGATTATAACCGATATAGCGAAACCATGGCCAGCTTTGCCATATCCAGCATGAATCAGGCCCTTTTCAACTACTGGAGAAATAAAATCACTCTTATAGCCCCGACGGGCAATACGATTGAAGTGGCCAGGTATAACAAGAACAAGCCCAATGCTGAATACCAAAACCCCATCATTCTTGACAGGCGCTGGGGTGAAAAATCCGTAGGAACCGACACCCCAACAGGTACACCGGACACTCTGGAAATGGTGGTGGTTAACGGTGTGGTGGCTGAAATACGTGAAGGAAAGCCAGCAATAACAATACCGGAAAATGGTTATGTAGTGGTTACAAGGCTCAGCAGCGCAGACTTCATCCGGAAAAATTTACAGGTCGGAGATGAAGTTTCCTTTGAGATAACCACAACTCCTGACTGGAAGGAAATACAAACTTCCATCCCCGGAGGTGCAATGCTTCTAAAAGACGGTAAAATACCGGACAAGTTCACACATATACCTGAAGGGAGCACCTCCACCAGAAACCCACGTACCGCAATAGGCAGCTCCAAAGACGGAAAGCAGGTTTTTTTCGTAACAGTCGACGGAAGGCTAAACTCCAGCATAGGCATGACTATGACGGAACTGGCGCAGTTTATGCAGGAGATAGGTGCCTACAATGCGGTAAATCTTGACGGCGGTGGTTCTACAACAATGGTGGCAAGATCTCTCGGCAATACCGGCCTGAGTATGGTGAATACTCCATCCGATGGCTCAGTCAGGAAGGTCACTTCAGCGGTAGGAGTATTTTCGATAGCTCCGCCCTCGAAGCTTGACGGCATTGTTATAGAGGCTTCGGAAAACAACGTATTTGTGAATACCTCCAGGCAGTACAGCGTTAAGGGTTATGACAGATATTTCAACCCTGTCACCATAGATCCCAGTCAGGTGAAATGGAGCGTATCCGGCATAGAGGGAAGCTTTGACGGCAACGTATTCCGTCCTACTTCCGTCGGCAGCGGAAAGATAATTGCTACCGTAGGTGACGTATCTGCAGAGATCGAAGTAAATTCACTGAGCGCTCCCGTGCAGCTTTCCTTTGACAGAAGCTCCCTTAAGCTGTCGCCGGGTGAAACCGCCAGGCTCAAGGTTACCGGCAAGAATAAAAACGGCTATTACGCGACCATAAATCCTGACGATGTTAAATGGGCCGTAAATGGCAACATAGGTAATTTCGAGAAGGGGACATTCACCGCTTCCGGACATGGAACAGGCTATATCGACGGATATATCGGCAACACCCATGCTTATTGCGCTGTGTCGGTAGCCTCCAGGACGTCCACCATAGCGGACAAATTTGAGGCTGAAAACGGTACTTTTACTTCCTATCCGTCCAGCGTGACCGGAAGTTATGCGATTTCGAAGGAAGAAAAGCATTCGGGCGACGCCTCAGGCAAGCTCACTTATGATTTCACAAAAGAAGTGGATGTTACCCGCGCCGCATATATGGAATTTAAAAACGGCGGTGTCGCCCTTGCCAAAAATACAACCGAAATAGGCATATGGATATACAACTCCCACCAGAACTCCAATTGGCTCAGAGCCGAAATATATGACGCCAAAGGCAACAAGCAGCTGGTGGATTTCACCAAGGGCATGGATTGGACAGGATGGAAATATGTTACTGCATCTACCGCAAATATAGCTTCCCCGGCGAAGCTTACCAGGATATACCTTGCACAGGTAAATCCCGTAGCCGAAAAGGGTTACATATATATGGACGACCTGACCTTGGTCACCTCCTCGTATCCTGAGATGGATATGAGCAAGATACCCAAGAATACGGTACCAGTGGATGAAGCCAATAAAAGCGTTACATATACCCCAGGCTCCGGTGCTTTCCGCTTTTCCGTGTTCGGCCAGTCCAGCGAGCCAAAGAATATGCTGGAAAACCTGCTGGCAGGGAGATTTGTGGAAAAAACCAACGGCAGAGCTGATCTGGCGGCTATAGTGGGAAGCAGCAAGCATGCTATCACAGGCTCAATAAAAAAGCCGATAGCTGCATCTACAAATACAGGCTATAAATCCTATGACAAGTCGGACAGCAGGTTCATACAGCTTGACATGAGCAAAGGAGGCCTGAGAGCAACAGATAAATCCCAATGGCACTGGTTCCTTCAGCAGTTGAATGGGTTCCAGGGAAAAAATGTGTTCATATTCCTTGCAAACTCTCCGAAATCTTTTGGAGATAGCTTGGAAGCAGGCCTGTTCCAGGATATACTGACCGAATACAAGCAGAAAACCGGGAAAAATATATGGGTGTTCTATAAGAGCGATGAAAATTCCTGCTATATGGAAAGAGGGATTAAATATCTGACTACCGCAGGTTACAACATACCCGGCCTGAACCCCAAAAATGCAGCAGAACAGGCAAAATATATAGAAGTAACGGTCAACGGAAGCACAGTTACTTTTGAATTTAAACCCCTTACGTAA
- a CDS encoding SNF2 helicase associated domain-containing protein — translation MFQLSDDIIERSATREEVIQGRKCFSDGRIKSIEYDRVNNIFNATIAGTLDYYVRVYFGAEGKLQHATCTCPYIEDYNGYCRHIVAALISILEKDRQDFFGRLKPRRTAKHILGLFQNTASNPTKPVKIEVIYEYDKSGCHGSGSCSAISINIGEDRLYTVKNIKAFLTSLYKNEEIIFGKNFTFDPTVHFFRAEDRPIIDFLKEIYELEALQDSFSYGARGSVFRNKQVLLASIGTKRVFNLMKDRTFKAVIKGEPYDEVRILDKDFPVNFHLTKDEEELALRLNFDEPLLPLTEDGEFFFAGGNIYKVSRKQQENFKPFFLAMAYRKSRIIYFQADEKERLVSEVLPFARNAGTVTIDQEVDSLIEKLDLEAEIYLDGNVESIDAELKFIYGERCINPFAGESAPADKTGKILLRDVEKEQAILSILEGTEFKVRNNRIHLDGEDKVFDFVYETIPRLQEYCSIFYSESFKKIPLKSVSSYTGGIRLNDRSGMLEFSFSIEGIERSELPDIFEMLRQKKKYYRLKDGTFLSLTSKELREAARISEYLEMDEADFERGYVEVPKFRALYIDQYLKKSGWRYFERNHAFKELIRNINEPEDVEVVIPDGLKGVLREYQKFGFKWLKTMSSYGMGGILADDMGLGKTLQVIALILSDKKEKGFYPSLVVAPTSLVYNWEAEIQKFAPDLKTVVISGNREEREKRIAFGIESADILITSYPLLRKDIDKYEGLSFRYCILDEAQYIKNPASQNAKASKQIVAQNRFALTGTPMENNLEELWSIFDFILPGYLFSHAKFMEKYMKPIMKDEDARSMQDLTMHIRPFILRRLKTDVLNELPDKIEHEMTAGLTVEQKKVYLAYLKQIKDEIDEEIREQGFEKSQIKILAALTRLRQICCHPAIFLEGFEGESGKMLLLQELIKDSIEGGHRILLFSQFTSMLHIIRDWLDLKSIEYLYLDGTTKTEERGRLVRAFNEGRGHIFLISLKAGGTGLNLTGADTVIHYDPWWNPAVEDQATDRAYRIGQKKAVQVIKLLTKGTIEEKIYYLQQKKKKLIDAVIQPGETLLSKLSEEEVRALFE, via the coding sequence ATGTTTCAGTTAAGTGACGATATTATTGAACGCTCGGCGACCCGGGAAGAAGTTATACAAGGTAGAAAGTGCTTCTCCGACGGGAGGATAAAATCAATAGAGTATGACCGGGTTAATAATATATTTAATGCTACCATAGCAGGCACCCTGGATTATTACGTCAGGGTTTATTTTGGCGCTGAAGGAAAGCTACAGCATGCCACTTGCACATGCCCTTATATCGAGGACTACAACGGCTATTGCAGACATATAGTTGCCGCTCTCATATCCATTTTGGAAAAGGACCGCCAGGATTTTTTCGGCAGGCTCAAGCCCCGACGGACAGCAAAACACATACTGGGTTTATTTCAAAATACCGCATCAAATCCTACAAAGCCGGTGAAAATAGAAGTCATCTATGAATATGACAAATCCGGCTGCCACGGGAGCGGCTCATGCTCTGCCATAAGCATCAATATAGGAGAGGATAGGCTATATACGGTAAAAAACATAAAGGCATTTCTAACCAGCCTGTATAAAAACGAGGAGATCATTTTCGGAAAAAACTTTACTTTCGACCCCACGGTTCATTTCTTCAGAGCTGAGGACAGACCCATCATCGATTTTCTAAAGGAGATATACGAGCTGGAAGCACTGCAGGACAGCTTCTCCTACGGTGCCCGGGGCAGCGTATTCCGAAATAAGCAGGTCTTACTTGCGAGCATTGGTACCAAACGGGTTTTCAACCTGATGAAGGACAGAACCTTTAAAGCCGTAATCAAGGGTGAGCCTTATGATGAGGTCAGAATACTGGATAAAGACTTCCCCGTTAATTTTCATTTGACGAAAGATGAAGAAGAGCTGGCTCTGAGGCTGAACTTTGATGAACCTCTTTTACCCCTTACGGAAGACGGAGAATTCTTCTTTGCCGGCGGAAATATATATAAGGTTTCCCGAAAACAGCAGGAGAACTTCAAACCCTTTTTTCTTGCCATGGCCTACCGGAAATCAAGAATTATCTATTTTCAGGCGGATGAAAAGGAACGCCTGGTATCGGAAGTGCTTCCCTTTGCCAGGAATGCCGGCACTGTGACGATAGACCAGGAAGTGGATTCCCTGATCGAAAAGCTGGACCTGGAAGCTGAAATTTATCTGGACGGAAACGTTGAAAGCATAGATGCAGAATTGAAATTCATATATGGAGAAAGGTGCATAAACCCTTTTGCAGGCGAAAGCGCCCCTGCGGATAAAACCGGTAAGATACTTCTGAGGGATGTGGAAAAAGAACAGGCGATTTTGTCCATACTGGAGGGAACGGAGTTTAAGGTCAGGAACAACCGGATTCATCTGGACGGAGAGGACAAGGTATTTGATTTCGTCTATGAAACAATACCGAGGCTTCAAGAATACTGCAGCATTTTTTATTCCGAGAGCTTCAAGAAAATACCTCTAAAGTCTGTATCTTCTTACACGGGAGGTATAAGGCTAAACGACAGGTCAGGCATGCTGGAATTCAGTTTCAGCATTGAGGGCATTGAGCGGTCCGAACTGCCGGATATATTTGAAATGCTAAGGCAGAAGAAAAAGTATTACCGTCTGAAGGACGGAACATTTCTCAGCCTGACTTCGAAAGAGCTCAGGGAGGCAGCGCGAATTTCCGAATACCTGGAGATGGATGAAGCTGATTTTGAAAGGGGCTATGTAGAGGTACCGAAATTCAGGGCCCTTTATATCGATCAATATTTGAAAAAATCCGGTTGGAGGTATTTTGAAAGGAATCATGCCTTTAAAGAGCTGATACGGAATATCAATGAGCCTGAAGATGTCGAGGTGGTTATTCCCGACGGGCTCAAAGGGGTGCTGCGGGAATACCAGAAATTTGGGTTTAAATGGCTTAAAACGATGTCCTCCTATGGCATGGGAGGCATATTGGCTGACGATATGGGCCTTGGGAAAACCCTTCAGGTAATTGCTTTAATACTGTCGGACAAAAAAGAGAAAGGTTTCTACCCGTCCTTGGTTGTCGCACCGACATCCCTGGTATATAACTGGGAGGCTGAGATCCAAAAGTTTGCTCCGGACCTGAAAACGGTGGTAATATCGGGAAACAGGGAGGAGAGGGAAAAGAGGATTGCCTTCGGAATTGAAAGCGCCGATATACTCATCACATCCTATCCTCTGCTGCGAAAGGATATCGACAAGTATGAGGGATTGTCTTTCAGATACTGCATACTGGATGAAGCCCAATACATAAAAAATCCGGCATCGCAAAATGCCAAAGCATCGAAGCAGATAGTGGCGCAAAACCGCTTTGCTCTCACCGGTACGCCTATGGAAAACAACCTGGAAGAGCTTTGGTCCATCTTTGACTTTATTTTGCCGGGATACCTTTTTTCCCATGCTAAATTTATGGAAAAGTACATGAAACCCATCATGAAAGATGAAGACGCCAGATCCATGCAGGATTTGACCATGCACATCAGGCCCTTTATTTTGCGACGCCTTAAAACTGATGTCTTAAATGAACTTCCCGACAAGATCGAGCATGAAATGACGGCGGGGCTTACTGTTGAGCAGAAGAAGGTATATCTTGCCTATCTGAAGCAGATAAAGGACGAAATAGATGAGGAGATACGGGAGCAAGGCTTTGAAAAAAGCCAGATAAAAATATTGGCTGCCTTGACGAGGCTCCGGCAGATATGCTGCCATCCGGCCATATTTCTGGAGGGATTTGAGGGAGAAAGCGGCAAAATGCTGCTTTTGCAGGAACTCATAAAGGATTCCATAGAAGGAGGACACAGGATACTGCTATTTTCCCAGTTTACTTCCATGCTCCATATAATCAGAGATTGGCTTGATTTGAAGAGCATTGAATATCTTTACCTGGACGGAACTACCAAAACGGAGGAACGGGGGAGGCTGGTACGGGCTTTCAATGAAGGCAGAGGGCATATTTTCCTGATATCTCTTAAGGCTGGAGGCACAGGCCTTAACCTTACAGGGGCGGATACCGTGATTCATTATGATCCCTGGTGGAATCCTGCTGTTGAGGACCAGGCCACCGACCGTGCATACAGGATAGGTCAGAAAAAGGCGGTTCAAGTGATAAAACTGCTCACTAAAGGGACAATTGAAGAGAAGATTTATTATTTGCAGCAGAAAAAGAAGAAGCTAATTGATGCGGTAATCCAGCCCGGAGAGACGCTGTTGTCCAAATTGAGCGAGGAGGAAGTAAGGGCCCTGTTTGAATGA
- the helD gene encoding RNA polymerase recycling motor HelD: MPAENHPDYKAELEHSRYILGYVEKSLEATIAKKQKIDSDVDRMKKHFNSDNSQNYIDLMVNTTLQDSLTIRLKNLIAARSKPYFARIDFREDGKEKAEQLYIGKMSLMRDEDQKIIIIDWRAPISSLYYEERLGRAGYLCPDGRIEGDLMLKRQFSFEEGVLKDIFDIDITTNDEFLQAHLGANADNRLKDIVSTIQAEQNRIIRADMWTPLIVQGVAGSGKTTIALHRIAYLVYTYEKSFEPENFMIIAPNKLFLNYISEVLPELGVDKVKQTTFEDFAMELIGKRLKIRDANEKLVDFVDRNSTEEQIARNELVRKASEFKSSMTFKEVIDDYIEAIERDYIPKKDFKIGSQVIYSYEEINDLFLRQYKTWPVAQRLNEIKKHLNNRFKVKKESIINNLHDQCDAKIRKIKATMAESEERQKLIIRLIDKKNAIIDKLQTYSKKAANEYIKGISKLNPMEYYKELIMKEDLFYRLVEGKLPKRQAEFLREHTEKVLKSGFVELEDLAPIIYLKYKIYGMDEKIPVKHIVIDEAQDFSVFQLYVIKKIVRDSSFTILGDLCQGIHSYRGILDWSDVMKHAFDDRKSQMLTLEQSYRTTVEIMEAANKVIGRIDALRPFMGKPVIRHGEKVRLIKKQNLKEIASDILDKIDEFKEAGYKSIAVICKTMDECKDMASLMKKGGNSPVIITGGEKEYKSGVVIVPSYLAKGLEFDVVMIANANRERYGAGELDTKLMYVSMTRPLHKLYIYYHGELTPLLEEVAE, translated from the coding sequence ATGCCGGCGGAAAACCATCCGGATTATAAAGCAGAGCTTGAACACAGCAGGTATATCCTGGGATACGTTGAAAAGAGCCTCGAGGCCACCATTGCCAAGAAGCAGAAAATAGACAGCGATGTGGACAGAATGAAGAAGCATTTCAACTCGGATAACAGCCAGAACTATATCGACCTCATGGTGAATACCACTCTTCAGGACAGCCTTACCATCAGGCTTAAAAACCTGATTGCCGCCAGAAGCAAGCCTTATTTTGCGAGAATCGATTTCCGCGAGGACGGAAAGGAAAAAGCAGAACAGCTGTATATAGGAAAGATGTCCCTGATGAGGGATGAGGATCAGAAGATAATCATCATCGACTGGAGGGCTCCCATTTCCAGCCTGTATTACGAGGAAAGGCTGGGGAGGGCCGGATATTTGTGTCCTGACGGCCGCATAGAAGGCGACCTGATGCTAAAAAGGCAGTTTTCCTTTGAAGAGGGAGTGCTGAAGGACATATTTGACATAGACATTACCACCAATGATGAGTTTTTGCAGGCCCATCTCGGAGCAAATGCCGACAACCGCCTGAAGGATATAGTTTCAACCATACAGGCGGAGCAGAACAGGATAATAAGGGCAGATATGTGGACTCCCCTGATAGTACAGGGTGTGGCGGGCAGCGGTAAGACCACGATCGCCCTGCACAGGATCGCTTATCTGGTATACACCTATGAAAAGAGTTTTGAACCTGAAAATTTCATGATAATAGCCCCCAATAAGCTGTTTCTCAACTACATCTCCGAGGTGCTTCCGGAGCTGGGGGTGGACAAGGTTAAGCAGACCACTTTTGAGGACTTTGCCATGGAGCTCATCGGTAAGAGGCTGAAAATCCGGGATGCCAATGAAAAACTCGTCGATTTTGTAGACCGAAACAGCACCGAAGAGCAGATAGCCCGAAATGAGCTTGTCCGAAAAGCATCAGAGTTTAAATCTTCCATGACCTTCAAGGAAGTCATTGATGACTATATAGAAGCGATAGAAAGGGATTATATCCCGAAAAAGGATTTCAAGATAGGCTCACAAGTGATATACAGCTATGAGGAAATCAATGACCTCTTTCTCCGGCAATATAAGACTTGGCCGGTAGCTCAGAGATTGAATGAAATAAAAAAGCACCTGAACAACCGGTTTAAGGTAAAAAAGGAATCCATCATAAACAACCTCCATGACCAATGTGATGCAAAGATAAGAAAAATAAAGGCTACTATGGCAGAATCGGAGGAGAGGCAGAAGCTCATCATCCGGCTGATAGATAAAAAGAATGCCATTATCGACAAGCTTCAGACGTACTCCAAAAAGGCCGCCAATGAGTATATAAAAGGAATATCAAAGCTGAATCCCATGGAGTATTATAAAGAGCTCATCATGAAGGAGGATCTCTTTTACAGGCTTGTGGAGGGTAAACTTCCTAAAAGGCAGGCCGAATTTCTGCGGGAGCATACTGAAAAAGTGCTCAAATCAGGCTTTGTTGAACTGGAAGATTTAGCCCCCATCATATACCTCAAATATAAAATATACGGGATGGATGAGAAGATTCCCGTAAAGCATATTGTCATCGACGAGGCCCAGGATTTCAGCGTATTTCAGCTTTATGTGATAAAAAAGATAGTGAGGGACAGCTCGTTTACCATCCTTGGGGACCTGTGCCAGGGCATACATTCCTACAGGGGTATTTTGGACTGGTCCGACGTTATGAAGCATGCCTTTGATGACCGCAAAAGCCAGATGCTCACCCTTGAGCAGAGCTACAGAACCACGGTGGAAATAATGGAGGCGGCAAACAAAGTTATCGGCAGGATCGATGCCCTGCGTCCCTTCATGGGAAAGCCTGTTATAAGGCATGGTGAAAAGGTGCGGCTGATAAAAAAGCAAAATCTGAAGGAAATTGCATCAGATATACTGGACAAAATTGATGAATTTAAGGAAGCCGGTTATAAGTCCATAGCGGTTATATGCAAGACGATGGACGAGTGCAAGGATATGGCTTCATTGATGAAAAAAGGCGGCAATTCACCGGTCATAATTACCGGCGGAGAAAAGGAATACAAAAGCGGGGTTGTAATCGTGCCTTCATATCTGGCAAAAGGCCTGGAATTCGATGTGGTGATGATCGCCAATGCCAATAGAGAAAGATATGGGGCCGGTGAGCTGGATACCAAACTGATGTATGTCTCTATGACGAGGCCGCTGCATAAACTGTATATATATTATCATGGAGAGCTGACTCCTTTGCTTGAGGAAGTGGCAGAGTAG